A section of the Humulus lupulus chromosome 2, drHumLupu1.1, whole genome shotgun sequence genome encodes:
- the LOC133819314 gene encoding SAC3 family protein B isoform X2, with translation MAYSGFGKQSGPAIGGGRPKSPPLFGNVVRPPSPSPSPPIPPFFNPVPVQSPRPVESRAPPIWGDGQRPFYQKNDAQFNQRPSLVTSIVASGNSDNSVSFKVSRSQDSRRTNTSAMPRRNNVSNEGFRPSFAGPGPGPVRHFIPPRTNSTELVSRSSLQVFRPSYAQAATPVRPAPFSHSFDGQAKSPVNFRAVQPQSLLSPYTSSYDSERSRFEDVQVTNRKRYPAPPLANEVLPEHSHFPQNNSNRPSSSPPPALGAISNVDYSTHDSQAPRKLLARANNTHSAAATNSTSLPVMKRSRSPALHSSDEVTEGNMYASEDAEREIQAKAKRLARFKVELGDKMQSSNDTAEKKVSTERHELSVLGRNRLVPEHSTELAEDVASGSTLSEYESSGHSSVIVGLCTDMCPESERAERERKGDLDRFERLDGDRNQTSKYLAVKKYNRTAEREANLIRPMHVLQETIVYLLNLLDQPYNDRFLGMYNFLWDRMRAIRMDLRMQHIFNQGAISMLEQMIRLHVIAMHELCEYSKGEGFSEGFDAHLNIEQMNKTSVELFQMYDDHRKKGISIPTEKEFRGYYALLKLDKHPGYIVEPAELSLDLAKMTPEIRQTKEVLFARDVARACRTGNFIAFFRLARKASYLQACLMHAHFAKLRTQALASLHAGLQNNQGLPVMHVAKWLAMEEEDMESLLEYHGFLIKVFDEPYMVKEGPFLNGDKDYPTRCSKLVDMKKSGLIMDDVLPSIEVISPTKAPKVQIAEPTKSKLKVSAIGERERPVHDIPSASVLSPKPAVDEEMGDFELVSPQKEHKQTKLRTEIPIVSVQREDEPKVVGFNPLLWGFSIPKPLPSKVSNESKSNYETSLNIPPQRNLFQIEEPHRVGTSNQMALQLVSQTASQDRLLNAPFKCAEENSLPRSLVNKVEEEEPFHVLQEDGSEEVMENYQDEVAEAKLKLLLRLWRRRTSRKRELREQRQSAANAALYSLPLGPPVQLKRDPPSASGGFDIDLALRERYRKHKESWSRLNVSEEIAAILNRRNPDAKCLCWKIIVCSPKSNPESEVRKRSQPSHSSTSPWLISKLMPSRVDYDDDDDLVVSFPGLSIWKKWVPGESCTDLTCCLSVVKDANSNDLIETVSGASAVLFLVCDSIPWNLQKANLHKLIMSIPSGSCLPLLILSSPYKDEVSDLTSVMVNELGLFNIDKSRISSFLVVSLIEDKQMECLDGFLSDTRLREGLKWLASESPPQVVLRCIKTRELVLTHLIPSLEALDRISNNEVNPNSFVIAFNEALDKSIVDIDTAAKANHTSWPSPEIALLEAFSYEHRIVEECVPGVGWSSMERIEPLMSALHDCKLPFFHDDLSYLAKGTNTDREIKIHREEFGKSLIRYLAESGIGLAINEASIMLQSSLLELCGSCYRIVPDWVMIFKRIFNWRLMGISNGAFSLAYVLERPDVCPAFGDLGKLGLEGSRLSPYYVNRPSLDEMIEVSCGPLPFNNGQSVGEANQPLPQITTYGGGQEPADTSDFMEDNSGFDQDHRIVIADTTVREAGGTGKLNAEAENLSKLLEKCNILQNMIDDKLSVYF, from the exons atgGCTTATTCTGGATTTGGGAAGCAATCAGGGCCGGCAATCGGAGGAGGAAGGCCTAAGTCTCCGCCACTCTTTGGCAATGTGGTTCGgcctccttctccttctccttctccacCAATTCCACCTTTCTTCAACCCTGTTCCTGTGCAATCTCCCAG GCCCGTCGAGTCTCGTGCTCCTCCCATTTGGGGTGATGGGCAAAGACCATTCTATCAAAAAAATGATGCCCAGTTTAACCAAAGGCCTTCTTTGGTCACCTCCATTGTTGCTTCCGGTAATTCTGATAACAGCGTTAGTTTCAAGGTTTCTCGATCTCAAGACTCTAGAAGAACCAATACATCTGCTATGCCCAGAAG GAACAATGTGTCCAATGAAGGCTTTCGTCCTTCTTTTGCTGGACCTGGCCCTGGACCTGTACG TCACTTCATTCCTCCCAGAACTAATTCGACAGAGTTGGTTTCCAGAAGCAGTCTTCAGGTTTTTCGCCCTTCTTACGCCCAAGCTGCGACCCCTGTAAG GCCTGCTCCATTTTCCCATTCATTCGATGGTCAAGCCAAGTCACCAGTCAATTTTCGGGCTGTACAACCTCAGTCTTTACTATCACCTTATACGAGTTCTTATGATTCTGAAAGAAGCCGATTTGAGGATGTTCAAGTAACAAATCGAAAAAGATACCCTGCTCCACCACTTGCCAATGAAGTTCTCCCTGAACATTCTCATTTTCCTCAGAACAATTCGAACAG GCCTTCTTCATCTCCTCCTCCTGCATTGGGTGCTATTTCAAATGTTGACTATAGTACTCATGATTCACAAGCTCCTCGGAAGTTATTGGCACGTGCAAACAATACTCATTCTGCTGCTGCAACCAATTCCACCAGTTTGCCAGTTATGAAAAGATCAAGATCACCTGCTTTACATTCCAGTGATGAAGTCACTGAGGGAAACATGTATGCTAGTGAAGATGCTGAACG AGAAATTCAAGCCAAGGCAAAGAGATTGGCCCGTTTCAAGGTTGAACTGGGTGATAAAATGCAAAGCAGTAATGATACTGCAGAGAAAAAGGTTTCAACAGAGCGACATGAACTATCTGTTCTTGGAAGGAACAGGTTAGTTCCAGAACATTCTACAGAGTTGGCTGAAGATGTTGCCAGTGGCAGTACTTTATCTGAGTATGAAAGTTCTGGACATTCTAGTGTTATTGTTGGTTTATGTACAGATATGTGTCCAG AGTCTGAAAGGGCAGAACGAGAGAGAAAAGGGGATCTTGACCGGTTTGAACGCTTGGATGGGGATAGAAATCAAACCAGCAAGTATCTTGCTGTTAAAAAG TATAATAGGACAGCTGAGAGGGAAGCAAACTTGATAAGACCAATGCATGTCCTGCAGGAGACAATTGTCTATTTGCTAAATTTGCTTGATCAGCCTTACAATGATAGGTTTCTTGGCATGTATAATTTCTTGTGGGATAGGATGCGTGCAATTAGAATGGATTTGAGAATgcagcacatttttaaccaaggTGCTATTTCTATGCTGGAGCAAATG atAAGACTTCACGTAATTGCCATGCATGAATTATGCGAGTACTCAAAGGGAGAAGGCTTCTCTGAGGGTTTTGATGCACACCTCAACATTGAACAGATGAATAAAACATCAGTTGAATTGTTTCAAATGTATGATGATCACAGAAAGAAAGGAATATCCATCCCCACAGAAAAAGAATTTCGAGGTTACTATGCACTTCTCAAGCTAGACAAACATCCTGGGTACATA GTTGAACCAGCAGAGCTCTCACTTGATCTTGCAAAGATGACTCCGGAGATTAGACAAACAAAAGAAGTGCTGTTTGCACGTGATGTGGCAAG GGCCTGTAGAACAGGAAATTTTATCGCCTTTTTTCGGTTGGCCAGGAAAGCTAGTTACCTTCAAGCATGCCTAATGCATGCTCACTTTGCAAAG TTACGGACACAAGCACTTGCTTCTCTACATGCTGGTCTCCAGAACAATCAAGGTTTACCTGTAATGCATGTTGCTAAGTGGCTAGCAATGgag GAAGAGGACATGGAAAGCCTTTTAGAATACCATGGCTTCCTTATAAAGGTCTTTGATGAGCCATATATGGTGAAGGAGGGACCATTTCTCAATGGTGATAAGGACTATCCTACCAGATGCTCTAAACTTGTTGATATGAAAAAATCAGGTCTGATAATGGATGATGTTTTGCCTTCTATTGAAGTCATATCTCCTACTAAAGCACCAAAAGTACAGATAGCTGAGCCAACCAAGAGTAAACTAAAAGTTTCGGCGATTGGTGAAAGGGAAAGACCTGTTCATGATATTCCATCAGCTTCAGTACTTAGTCCAAAGCCTGCAGTTGATGAAGAAATGGGTGATTTTGAACTTGTTTCACCCCAAAAagaacacaaacaaacaaaactAAGGACTGAAATACCCATAGTTAGTGTGCAACGTGAAGATGAACCTAAGGTGGTTGGTTTCAATCCCCTGTTATGGGGTTTCTCCATACCTAAACCCCTGCCTAGCAAAGTCAGTAACGAGAGTAAATCAAATTATGAGACTTCTCTAAATATCCCTCCACAGAGAAATTTGTTTCAAATAGAAGAACCTCATAGAGTAGGGACATCAAATCAAATGGCATTGCAACTTGTTTCACAAACAGCTTCACAAGATAGACTTCTCAATGCTCCATTTAAATGTGCTGAGGAGAATTCATTACCAAGAAGTCTGGTTAATAAAGTGGAAGAGGAAGAACCTTTTCATGTCCTCCAGGAAGATGGAAGTGAGGAAGTTATGGAAAATTATCAAGATGAAGTTGCTGAGGCGAAACTCAAGTTATTACTAag GTTATGGAGAAGACGTACATCAAGGAAGAGGGAGTTGAGAGAACAAAGGCAATCTGCTGCGAATGCAGCATTGTATTCATTACCATTGGGTCCACCAGTTCAATTGAAAAGAGAC CCACCCAGTGCATCTGGTGGGTTTGACATTGATCTTGCATTGAGGGAAAGATATAGGAAGCATAAAGAATCATGGTCCAGACTTAATGTTTCAGAAGAAATAGCTGCTATATTAAACAGAAGAAATCCTGATGCCAAATGCCTCTGTTGGAAAATTATTGTGTGTTCTCCAAAGAGTAATCCAGAATCTGAAGTCAGAAAAAGGAGCCAACCCTCCCATTCTTCAACCAGTCCATGGTTGATCTCGAAACTCATGCCTTCCCGAGTagattatgatgatgatgatgatttggTAGTTTCATTTCCTGGATTGTCAATTTGGAAGAAGTGGGTTCCTGGCGAATCGTGTACAGATCTGACTTGCTGCTTATCTGTAGTGAAAGATGCAAATTCTAATGATCTGATTGAGACTGTTTCTGGTGCAAGTGCTGTTTTGTTCCTTGTATGTGATAGCATCCCTTGGAATCTTCAAAAAGCTAATCTTCATAAACTTATAATGTCGATACCTTCAGGTTCTTGTTTGCCTCTACTAATCTTAAGTAGCCCATACAAGGATGAGGTTTCAGATCTTACCTCCGTAATGGTAAATGAGTTGGGCCTCTTCAACATTGACAAATCACGGATAAGCAGCTTTCTGGTTGTTTCCCTTATTGAAGACAAGCAAATGGAATGTCTGGATGGGTTTCTCAGTGATACCCGGTTAAGGGAAGGACTAAAGTGGCTAGCAAGTGAATCACCTCCACAAGTTGTTCTTCGTTGTATTAAAACCCGTGAACTTGTTCTTACCCACCTGATTCCTTCTTTGGAAGCACTAGACAGGATCAGCAATAATGAAGTAAACCCTAATAGCTTTGTCATAGCCTTCAATGAAGCTTTGGACAAGTCAATTGTGGACATTGACACTGCCGCAAAAGCAAATCATACCAGTTGGCCTTCCCCTGAGATTGCTTTACTGGAAGCGTTCAGTTATGAGCATAGAATTGTAGAGGAATGTGTTCCTGGAGTTGGGTGGAGCTCAATGGAGAGAATCGAACCACTGATGTCTGCATTACACGATTGCAAACTTCCTTTTTTCCACGACGACTTGTCTTACTTGGCCAAAGGTACAAATACAGACAGGGAGATTAAGATCCACAGAGAAGAATTTGGAAAGAGCCTGATTAGATACCTTGCAGAATCTGGTATTGGGCTGGCTATTAACGAGGCAAGCATAATGCTTCAAAGTTCTCTGCTTGAGCTGTGTGGTTCATGCTACCGTATTGTTCCAGATTGGGTTATGATCTTCAAGCGGATATTCAATTGGCGGTTAATGGGTATCTCCAACGGTGCATTTTCTTTGGCTTATGTTCTGGAGCGTCCCGATGTCTGTCCAGCATTTGGTGATCTAGGCAAGCTGGGGCTTGAAGGCAGTAGACTTTCACCGTATTATGTAAATCGGCCGTCTCTGGATGAAATGATTGAAGTTAGTTGTGGTCCCCTTCCTTTCAACAATGGCCAGTCGGTGGGAGAAGCTAATCAACCTCTTCCTCAGATAACTACCTATGGTGGCGGTCAAGAACCAGCTGACACAAGTGATTTCATGGAGGATAATTCAGGTTTTGATCAGGATCATAGAATAGTTATTGCAGATACTACCGTCAGAGAGGCAGGGGGGACTGGCAAATTGAATGCAGAAGCTGAAAATTTGAGTAAGTTGCTGGAGAAATGTAACATACTACAAAACATGATTGACGATAAGCTATCtgtatatttttag
- the LOC133819314 gene encoding SAC3 family protein B isoform X1: MAYSGFGKQSGPAIGGGRPKSPPLFGNVVRPPSPSPSPPIPPFFNPVPVQSPRPVESRAPPIWGDGQRPFYQKNDAQFNQRPSLVTSIVASGNSDNSVSFKVSRSQDSRRTNTSAMPRRNNVSNEGFRPSFAGPGPGPVRSHFIPPRTNSTELVSRSSLQVFRPSYAQAATPVRPAPFSHSFDGQAKSPVNFRAVQPQSLLSPYTSSYDSERSRFEDVQVTNRKRYPAPPLANEVLPEHSHFPQNNSNRPSSSPPPALGAISNVDYSTHDSQAPRKLLARANNTHSAAATNSTSLPVMKRSRSPALHSSDEVTEGNMYASEDAEREIQAKAKRLARFKVELGDKMQSSNDTAEKKVSTERHELSVLGRNRLVPEHSTELAEDVASGSTLSEYESSGHSSVIVGLCTDMCPESERAERERKGDLDRFERLDGDRNQTSKYLAVKKYNRTAEREANLIRPMHVLQETIVYLLNLLDQPYNDRFLGMYNFLWDRMRAIRMDLRMQHIFNQGAISMLEQMIRLHVIAMHELCEYSKGEGFSEGFDAHLNIEQMNKTSVELFQMYDDHRKKGISIPTEKEFRGYYALLKLDKHPGYIVEPAELSLDLAKMTPEIRQTKEVLFARDVARACRTGNFIAFFRLARKASYLQACLMHAHFAKLRTQALASLHAGLQNNQGLPVMHVAKWLAMEEEDMESLLEYHGFLIKVFDEPYMVKEGPFLNGDKDYPTRCSKLVDMKKSGLIMDDVLPSIEVISPTKAPKVQIAEPTKSKLKVSAIGERERPVHDIPSASVLSPKPAVDEEMGDFELVSPQKEHKQTKLRTEIPIVSVQREDEPKVVGFNPLLWGFSIPKPLPSKVSNESKSNYETSLNIPPQRNLFQIEEPHRVGTSNQMALQLVSQTASQDRLLNAPFKCAEENSLPRSLVNKVEEEEPFHVLQEDGSEEVMENYQDEVAEAKLKLLLRLWRRRTSRKRELREQRQSAANAALYSLPLGPPVQLKRDPPSASGGFDIDLALRERYRKHKESWSRLNVSEEIAAILNRRNPDAKCLCWKIIVCSPKSNPESEVRKRSQPSHSSTSPWLISKLMPSRVDYDDDDDLVVSFPGLSIWKKWVPGESCTDLTCCLSVVKDANSNDLIETVSGASAVLFLVCDSIPWNLQKANLHKLIMSIPSGSCLPLLILSSPYKDEVSDLTSVMVNELGLFNIDKSRISSFLVVSLIEDKQMECLDGFLSDTRLREGLKWLASESPPQVVLRCIKTRELVLTHLIPSLEALDRISNNEVNPNSFVIAFNEALDKSIVDIDTAAKANHTSWPSPEIALLEAFSYEHRIVEECVPGVGWSSMERIEPLMSALHDCKLPFFHDDLSYLAKGTNTDREIKIHREEFGKSLIRYLAESGIGLAINEASIMLQSSLLELCGSCYRIVPDWVMIFKRIFNWRLMGISNGAFSLAYVLERPDVCPAFGDLGKLGLEGSRLSPYYVNRPSLDEMIEVSCGPLPFNNGQSVGEANQPLPQITTYGGGQEPADTSDFMEDNSGFDQDHRIVIADTTVREAGGTGKLNAEAENLSKLLEKCNILQNMIDDKLSVYF; encoded by the exons atgGCTTATTCTGGATTTGGGAAGCAATCAGGGCCGGCAATCGGAGGAGGAAGGCCTAAGTCTCCGCCACTCTTTGGCAATGTGGTTCGgcctccttctccttctccttctccacCAATTCCACCTTTCTTCAACCCTGTTCCTGTGCAATCTCCCAG GCCCGTCGAGTCTCGTGCTCCTCCCATTTGGGGTGATGGGCAAAGACCATTCTATCAAAAAAATGATGCCCAGTTTAACCAAAGGCCTTCTTTGGTCACCTCCATTGTTGCTTCCGGTAATTCTGATAACAGCGTTAGTTTCAAGGTTTCTCGATCTCAAGACTCTAGAAGAACCAATACATCTGCTATGCCCAGAAG GAACAATGTGTCCAATGAAGGCTTTCGTCCTTCTTTTGCTGGACCTGGCCCTGGACCTGTACG TAGTCACTTCATTCCTCCCAGAACTAATTCGACAGAGTTGGTTTCCAGAAGCAGTCTTCAGGTTTTTCGCCCTTCTTACGCCCAAGCTGCGACCCCTGTAAG GCCTGCTCCATTTTCCCATTCATTCGATGGTCAAGCCAAGTCACCAGTCAATTTTCGGGCTGTACAACCTCAGTCTTTACTATCACCTTATACGAGTTCTTATGATTCTGAAAGAAGCCGATTTGAGGATGTTCAAGTAACAAATCGAAAAAGATACCCTGCTCCACCACTTGCCAATGAAGTTCTCCCTGAACATTCTCATTTTCCTCAGAACAATTCGAACAG GCCTTCTTCATCTCCTCCTCCTGCATTGGGTGCTATTTCAAATGTTGACTATAGTACTCATGATTCACAAGCTCCTCGGAAGTTATTGGCACGTGCAAACAATACTCATTCTGCTGCTGCAACCAATTCCACCAGTTTGCCAGTTATGAAAAGATCAAGATCACCTGCTTTACATTCCAGTGATGAAGTCACTGAGGGAAACATGTATGCTAGTGAAGATGCTGAACG AGAAATTCAAGCCAAGGCAAAGAGATTGGCCCGTTTCAAGGTTGAACTGGGTGATAAAATGCAAAGCAGTAATGATACTGCAGAGAAAAAGGTTTCAACAGAGCGACATGAACTATCTGTTCTTGGAAGGAACAGGTTAGTTCCAGAACATTCTACAGAGTTGGCTGAAGATGTTGCCAGTGGCAGTACTTTATCTGAGTATGAAAGTTCTGGACATTCTAGTGTTATTGTTGGTTTATGTACAGATATGTGTCCAG AGTCTGAAAGGGCAGAACGAGAGAGAAAAGGGGATCTTGACCGGTTTGAACGCTTGGATGGGGATAGAAATCAAACCAGCAAGTATCTTGCTGTTAAAAAG TATAATAGGACAGCTGAGAGGGAAGCAAACTTGATAAGACCAATGCATGTCCTGCAGGAGACAATTGTCTATTTGCTAAATTTGCTTGATCAGCCTTACAATGATAGGTTTCTTGGCATGTATAATTTCTTGTGGGATAGGATGCGTGCAATTAGAATGGATTTGAGAATgcagcacatttttaaccaaggTGCTATTTCTATGCTGGAGCAAATG atAAGACTTCACGTAATTGCCATGCATGAATTATGCGAGTACTCAAAGGGAGAAGGCTTCTCTGAGGGTTTTGATGCACACCTCAACATTGAACAGATGAATAAAACATCAGTTGAATTGTTTCAAATGTATGATGATCACAGAAAGAAAGGAATATCCATCCCCACAGAAAAAGAATTTCGAGGTTACTATGCACTTCTCAAGCTAGACAAACATCCTGGGTACATA GTTGAACCAGCAGAGCTCTCACTTGATCTTGCAAAGATGACTCCGGAGATTAGACAAACAAAAGAAGTGCTGTTTGCACGTGATGTGGCAAG GGCCTGTAGAACAGGAAATTTTATCGCCTTTTTTCGGTTGGCCAGGAAAGCTAGTTACCTTCAAGCATGCCTAATGCATGCTCACTTTGCAAAG TTACGGACACAAGCACTTGCTTCTCTACATGCTGGTCTCCAGAACAATCAAGGTTTACCTGTAATGCATGTTGCTAAGTGGCTAGCAATGgag GAAGAGGACATGGAAAGCCTTTTAGAATACCATGGCTTCCTTATAAAGGTCTTTGATGAGCCATATATGGTGAAGGAGGGACCATTTCTCAATGGTGATAAGGACTATCCTACCAGATGCTCTAAACTTGTTGATATGAAAAAATCAGGTCTGATAATGGATGATGTTTTGCCTTCTATTGAAGTCATATCTCCTACTAAAGCACCAAAAGTACAGATAGCTGAGCCAACCAAGAGTAAACTAAAAGTTTCGGCGATTGGTGAAAGGGAAAGACCTGTTCATGATATTCCATCAGCTTCAGTACTTAGTCCAAAGCCTGCAGTTGATGAAGAAATGGGTGATTTTGAACTTGTTTCACCCCAAAAagaacacaaacaaacaaaactAAGGACTGAAATACCCATAGTTAGTGTGCAACGTGAAGATGAACCTAAGGTGGTTGGTTTCAATCCCCTGTTATGGGGTTTCTCCATACCTAAACCCCTGCCTAGCAAAGTCAGTAACGAGAGTAAATCAAATTATGAGACTTCTCTAAATATCCCTCCACAGAGAAATTTGTTTCAAATAGAAGAACCTCATAGAGTAGGGACATCAAATCAAATGGCATTGCAACTTGTTTCACAAACAGCTTCACAAGATAGACTTCTCAATGCTCCATTTAAATGTGCTGAGGAGAATTCATTACCAAGAAGTCTGGTTAATAAAGTGGAAGAGGAAGAACCTTTTCATGTCCTCCAGGAAGATGGAAGTGAGGAAGTTATGGAAAATTATCAAGATGAAGTTGCTGAGGCGAAACTCAAGTTATTACTAag GTTATGGAGAAGACGTACATCAAGGAAGAGGGAGTTGAGAGAACAAAGGCAATCTGCTGCGAATGCAGCATTGTATTCATTACCATTGGGTCCACCAGTTCAATTGAAAAGAGAC CCACCCAGTGCATCTGGTGGGTTTGACATTGATCTTGCATTGAGGGAAAGATATAGGAAGCATAAAGAATCATGGTCCAGACTTAATGTTTCAGAAGAAATAGCTGCTATATTAAACAGAAGAAATCCTGATGCCAAATGCCTCTGTTGGAAAATTATTGTGTGTTCTCCAAAGAGTAATCCAGAATCTGAAGTCAGAAAAAGGAGCCAACCCTCCCATTCTTCAACCAGTCCATGGTTGATCTCGAAACTCATGCCTTCCCGAGTagattatgatgatgatgatgatttggTAGTTTCATTTCCTGGATTGTCAATTTGGAAGAAGTGGGTTCCTGGCGAATCGTGTACAGATCTGACTTGCTGCTTATCTGTAGTGAAAGATGCAAATTCTAATGATCTGATTGAGACTGTTTCTGGTGCAAGTGCTGTTTTGTTCCTTGTATGTGATAGCATCCCTTGGAATCTTCAAAAAGCTAATCTTCATAAACTTATAATGTCGATACCTTCAGGTTCTTGTTTGCCTCTACTAATCTTAAGTAGCCCATACAAGGATGAGGTTTCAGATCTTACCTCCGTAATGGTAAATGAGTTGGGCCTCTTCAACATTGACAAATCACGGATAAGCAGCTTTCTGGTTGTTTCCCTTATTGAAGACAAGCAAATGGAATGTCTGGATGGGTTTCTCAGTGATACCCGGTTAAGGGAAGGACTAAAGTGGCTAGCAAGTGAATCACCTCCACAAGTTGTTCTTCGTTGTATTAAAACCCGTGAACTTGTTCTTACCCACCTGATTCCTTCTTTGGAAGCACTAGACAGGATCAGCAATAATGAAGTAAACCCTAATAGCTTTGTCATAGCCTTCAATGAAGCTTTGGACAAGTCAATTGTGGACATTGACACTGCCGCAAAAGCAAATCATACCAGTTGGCCTTCCCCTGAGATTGCTTTACTGGAAGCGTTCAGTTATGAGCATAGAATTGTAGAGGAATGTGTTCCTGGAGTTGGGTGGAGCTCAATGGAGAGAATCGAACCACTGATGTCTGCATTACACGATTGCAAACTTCCTTTTTTCCACGACGACTTGTCTTACTTGGCCAAAGGTACAAATACAGACAGGGAGATTAAGATCCACAGAGAAGAATTTGGAAAGAGCCTGATTAGATACCTTGCAGAATCTGGTATTGGGCTGGCTATTAACGAGGCAAGCATAATGCTTCAAAGTTCTCTGCTTGAGCTGTGTGGTTCATGCTACCGTATTGTTCCAGATTGGGTTATGATCTTCAAGCGGATATTCAATTGGCGGTTAATGGGTATCTCCAACGGTGCATTTTCTTTGGCTTATGTTCTGGAGCGTCCCGATGTCTGTCCAGCATTTGGTGATCTAGGCAAGCTGGGGCTTGAAGGCAGTAGACTTTCACCGTATTATGTAAATCGGCCGTCTCTGGATGAAATGATTGAAGTTAGTTGTGGTCCCCTTCCTTTCAACAATGGCCAGTCGGTGGGAGAAGCTAATCAACCTCTTCCTCAGATAACTACCTATGGTGGCGGTCAAGAACCAGCTGACACAAGTGATTTCATGGAGGATAATTCAGGTTTTGATCAGGATCATAGAATAGTTATTGCAGATACTACCGTCAGAGAGGCAGGGGGGACTGGCAAATTGAATGCAGAAGCTGAAAATTTGAGTAAGTTGCTGGAGAAATGTAACATACTACAAAACATGATTGACGATAAGCTATCtgtatatttttag